The region CAAACAAAGCCGAGATCACACCAAGGCCAAACAATGCCGTGTAAAGCAGCGGCAATGATGAGAGAATGAGGCCTGCGGCGGCGATCATCTGAACCAATATCTCTGCGAATTTGAGACGCCGGGCCAGCCATGCTTTGTCATGCGCGTCGGCCAGCTCGCCACCAAGACCCGAAAGAACCAGCGAGGGAAGCATAAAGGTGCCGACCGCAAGCGTGATAAGCGGGCCAGCGTGGGTCTCGCCAAGCCTGAAGAGGATCAGCATGGCGAGCATGTTGCGCACGAAATTGTCATTGAAGACGGAAAAAAACTGGCACCAGAATAGACCCGCGAAGCGGCGCGACCGCAGGAGCCCAGCGAGCATGGCGAATGGCGGGGTTGAAGCGGGATCGATTTTCTTCATGTGCGCAACGGCTCGGCGTGGCCGACGATCCTGACGATGCCGGGGAAAGCGGCGCGTATTTTGCGGTCGAGCGTATCGACATATTCATGCACTTCATCGACACTCAGGTGCGGGCTGACCCGGCAGTGGTAATTGATCACCAATCCGTCCGGCGTCGTTCGCACCCTGACATTATGTACGTTGTGGATCGCGCCGGTTTCGGGAGCCATTCTGGTCAGTGCGGATTTGATTTCTGCGCGCATGTTTGCGGCAACATCCTGGCCTTGCAATTGGCGTGGCTCCAGCGGCTCGATGTGGCTTTCGACTTCAATATCCGGGCCGAGTTCCCGAACTATCTCCATCTCCAGCCCGGAGGCGATCTCATGCGCATTGCCATGCGACATGCGGCCATCAAGTTCGACATCGAAACTGACTGACGTGCGTCCGCTGATTTCCTGCAAGGTGACATGATGAATGGGAACATGGCGCTTGGCCGCGATCAGCAGCACCCGTTCGAGGATCGTTTCGTCGTCAAGGGCAATCGGCCGTGCCGCCACCTTCACGGTGACTTCCGGATGCGGCGCCGCGATGGCGGCCGCGACATTCGCCTCGATGGCGGCGGCTTTTTCGAGCGGCAAGGTGCGCGCCACGGTGATTGCGATATCGCCGACGACTTCGGCTCCAGCCGGGCGCAGCCGCAGCGTCTCGACCTCGATCACGCCTGGAACCGACTCGGCGAGCGACCGGATCTCTGACGTGAGGCCTTTCGGCGCTGTGTCAACAAGTGTGTTGACGGTGCGGCGGCCAATCTTGAGGCCTGCCACGCCAATGAAAATCGCAAGCCCCAGCGCCGCCAGAGCGTCGCCTTGCGGGTAACCGTAAAGCACGGCAGCGATGCCGCAAAGCGCCAAGCCGGAAGCCACGATATCGCTTGAAAAATGCAGCGCGTCGGCAGCGAGCGCGTCGCTTTTCGTCGCCAAGGCTATTCGCTTCAAGGAGAGCCAGCGCACCAAATCGACGATCATCGAGACGATCAAAACCACGAAAACGATCGGCCCAGGATCAATATGAATGTCGTGATTGGCAAGCCGCTTCACCGCCTCGATCAAGATAAAGGCAGCGAGCGCGAATAAGAAACCAGTTTCGACAAGGGCCGCCAAGGCTTCCACCTTGGCATGGCCGAATGGATGCTCTTCGTCGGCCGGCTTATTGGCGATCCGTATCGCGAAATAGGTGAGAACTGTCGCCGCCACATCGCCGAGATTGTGGCCAGCCTCGGAGAGCACCGCCAAGGAGCCCGAGGCAAGCCCGGCGAAGAGCTTTGCCGCCGTCATCAGCGTGCTCACCGCGATCGAGGCAAGCGCGGCCCGCTCTTTGAGCCGGTGGGCTTCATTCATCACGAGATCCTGTTTCCATGCGGGCATTTCGCAACGCGTATTGGAGATAGTCTCGCCGCCACGGCCCCTGTGCTATATATCCCCAAAAATACGCCAAGCCCAATCCCAGGCTCAAGCCGCGAAACGTGGAAGGGAAGAAATATGGAATATCTGCACACGATGGTCCGGGTCACGGATCTTGAGCAGTCGCTGGAGTTTTACACGCATAAGCTTGGCCTCGTCGAGATACGGCGTGTCGAAAACGAGGCAGGCCGTTTCACTTTGGTGTTTCTCGCGGCGCCAGGAGACGCGGATCGCGCTAAGACGTCGAAAGCGCCGCTCATTGAGCTGACCTATAATTGGGATAAGGAAGCCTATACGGGCGGCCGCAACTTCGGCCATTTGGCCTATTCGGTCGATGATATTTACGCGGCATGTGACAAACTTATGAAAGCGGGCGTCACCGTCAACCGGCCTCCGCGCGACGGCCATATGGCTTTCATCCGCTCGCCAGACAATATTTCCATCGAACTTTTGCAAAAGGGCGAGCCTTTGCCAAAGCGAGAACCCTGGGTTTC is a window of Methylocapsa sp. D3K7 DNA encoding:
- a CDS encoding cation diffusion facilitator family transporter, encoding MNEAHRLKERAALASIAVSTLMTAAKLFAGLASGSLAVLSEAGHNLGDVAATVLTYFAIRIANKPADEEHPFGHAKVEALAALVETGFLFALAAFILIEAVKRLANHDIHIDPGPIVFVVLIVSMIVDLVRWLSLKRIALATKSDALAADALHFSSDIVASGLALCGIAAVLYGYPQGDALAALGLAIFIGVAGLKIGRRTVNTLVDTAPKGLTSEIRSLAESVPGVIEVETLRLRPAGAEVVGDIAITVARTLPLEKAAAIEANVAAAIAAPHPEVTVKVAARPIALDDETILERVLLIAAKRHVPIHHVTLQEISGRTSVSFDVELDGRMSHGNAHEIASGLEMEIVRELGPDIEVESHIEPLEPRQLQGQDVAANMRAEIKSALTRMAPETGAIHNVHNVRVRTTPDGLVINYHCRVSPHLSVDEVHEYVDTLDRKIRAAFPGIVRIVGHAEPLRT
- the gloA gene encoding lactoylglutathione lyase, translating into MEYLHTMVRVTDLEQSLEFYTHKLGLVEIRRVENEAGRFTLVFLAAPGDADRAKTSKAPLIELTYNWDKEAYTGGRNFGHLAYSVDDIYAACDKLMKAGVTVNRPPRDGHMAFIRSPDNISIELLQKGEPLPKREPWVSMPNIGAW